The following proteins come from a genomic window of Lycium ferocissimum isolate CSIRO_LF1 chromosome 4, AGI_CSIRO_Lferr_CH_V1, whole genome shotgun sequence:
- the LOC132051457 gene encoding transcription termination factor MTEF18, mitochondrial-like — protein sequence MNHLQKLITPLILKWVSLDYVFNNSRSSKTILWASGSFHIAQKVRFYATKKKSKLEQECNIPRAVRKEAQAALLEYLHSTRSLQFMDAEYMSKNSPFFLSKLLERVDNETDIRSSLTRFLRYHPINEFEPFFESMGLKPCQYLSFLPRDLMFLNDDLGLLDSYHVLCNYGISRNKIGRIFAEAPEVFRYDPGVLDLKLRSFQGVGLDQSNVVKLVSASPHLLIGNVHKEFFEVVEKLKTAGVEYSWIEAQLKGNSIDWCQLLDLMCFLNGLGLTDEQLGKLICQVPHLLFDCSGRTTFLLIGFLSKFGFEKPELLDVFLHLPQIPIKTFVFNMRQCYQFLIEIEMPVVEIGNIVHSYPTLLGSCVLKKATSLLTILNTGKKRLCSVIKENPEFLRNLVRGAKVEKLPTAEEEVRSKMMKMKFLLDLGFAENSSEMEKALKVFRGKGVELQERFDCLVNAGLDRKHVASVLKIYPQILNQRKEVLEAKIDFLVNKLGYPLSALVSFPSYLNYTIPRIRLRLSMYNWLRDQGMVDSRLALSTIIASSEKLFMKAYVNPHPKGLEVWQDLKREIYTD from the coding sequence ATGAACCATTTGCAGAAACTGATAACTCCATTAATTCTCAAATGGGTTTCTTTAGATTATGTTTTTAACAATTCTAGATCATCAAAAACGATTCTTTGGGCAAGTGGATCGTTCCACATTGCCCAAAAGGTTAGATTTTATGCAACTAAAAAGAAGTCTAAATTAGAGCAAGAATGTAATATACCTCGTGCAGTGAGGAAAGAAGCACAAGCTGCTTTGTTAGAGTATTTGCATTCCACTAGAAGTTTACAGTTTATGGATGCTGAATATATGAgtaaaaactcacctttttttctttccaagtTGTTGGAAAGAGTGGATAATGAAACTGATATTCGAAGTTCTTTAACTCGATTCTTGAGATACCATCCAATCAATGAATTTGAACCATTCTTTGAGAGCATGGGTTTGAAACCTTGTCAGTACTTGTCATTTCTTCCCAGAGATTTGATGTTTTTGAATGATGATCTGGGGTTGTTGGATAGTTATCATGTCTTGTGTAATTATGGTATTTCACGAAATAAGATAGGAAGGATTTTTGCTGAAGCTCCAGAAGTATTTAGATATGATCCTGGAGTTCTCGACTTGAAACTTCGTTCTTTTCAGGGGGTTGGTTTAGATCAGTCTAATGTGGTTAAGCTTGTTAGTGCAAGTCCTCATCTTTTGATTGGGAATGTACACAAGGAATTTTTTGAAGTTGTTGAGAAATTAAAGACAGCGGGAGTTGAATACAGTTGGATTGAGGCGCAATTGAAAGGAAATTCTATCGATTGGTGTCAGTTACTTGACCTCATGTGCTTCTTGAATGGGTTGGGGTTGACTGatgaacaattaggaaaattaatTTGTCAAGTTCCCCATCTTCTGTTTGATTGTTCTGGACGTACTACATTTTTGCTAATTGGATTCTTGTCAAAATTTGGTTTTGAGAAGCCCGAATTACTCGATGTATTTCTACACTTACCACAAATTCCAATAAAGACATTTGTTTTCAATATGAGGCAATGCTACCAGTTCTTGATTGAAATTGAGATGCCTGTCGTAGAGATAGGAAATATCGTTCATTCATACCCTACATTGCTAGGCTCATGTGTTTTGAAGAAAGCTACGAGCTTGCTAACTATCCTGAATACGGGGAAGAAGCGGCTTTGTAGTGTGATCAAGGAGAATCCAGAATTCTTGAGAAATTTGGTTCGTGGAGCCAAAGTTGAAAAGTTACCAACAGCTGAGGAGGAGGTAAGAtccaaaatgatgaaaatgaagttcCTTTTAGATTTGGGTTTTGCTGAGAACTCGAGCGAAATGGAGAAAGCTCTCAAAGTATTTAGAGGAAAAGGGGTGGAGCTCCAAGAGAGGTTTGATTGTTTGGTAAATGCTGGTTTGGATCGAAAGCATGTTGCTTCAGTGCTGAAAATATATCCGCAAATACTCAACCAAAGGAAAGAGGTACTTGAGGCAAAGATTGATTTTCTAGTGAATAAATTGGGTTATCCACTGTCTGCTTTAGTTTCGTTTCCATCTTACCTCAACTACACAATTCCAAGAATCAGGCTTAGGCTTTCAATGTATAATTGGCTCAGAGATCAAGGAATGGTGGACTCCAGATTGGCTTTGAGCACTATCATAGCTTCCTCAGAGAAATTATTCATGAAGGCATATGTAAATCCTCATCCTAAAGGGCTTGAAGTCTGGCAAGATCTGAAAAGAGAGATATATACTGATTAA